In Limanda limanda chromosome 21, fLimLim1.1, whole genome shotgun sequence, a genomic segment contains:
- the LOC133028115 gene encoding immunoglobulin kappa light chain-like produces the protein MMTSPKFVLYLTCFFLGKMVQMHHFILSHQDSGFISADVGDNLTLQFFYERVEMYWYKHTPGQKPRIISMTYKFSKDFTLLNEFKNNPRFTLETNDVVSRLNISDLQLSDSATYYCLPSNFYIIEFTEGVTVSVKGSGSNIQAVVHQSESIQPGGSVTLSCTVHTGTCDGEHSVYWFKNSEEPQPGLIYTHGDRNDQCERKPDTQTHTCFYNLSMERLNRSHAGTYYCAVAACGLIVFGDRTKLEFDDEVDWLVVFLSATSAFTTLLSVVLAFSICMMRVTGKCYYLFLMIPVIII, from the exons ATGATGACATCTCCGAAGTTTGTTCTCTAcctgacatgtttcttcttGGGGAAAAtgg ttcagATGCATCATTTTATCTTGTCTCATCAAGACAGTGGATTCATATCAGCTGATGTTGGAGACAACTTGACGTTGCAATTTTTCTATGAGAGAGTTGAAATGTAttggtacaaacacacaccaggacagAAACCTCGAATTATCTCAATGACGTACAAATTTTCTAAAGATTTTACGTTACTGAATGAATTCAAGAACAATCCACGCTTCACTCTGGAAACTAATGATGTTGTGAGTCGCCTAAATATCTCAGATCTGCAGCTTTCAGACTCAGCTACTTACTACTGTTTACCGAGTAATTTCTACATAATTGAGTTTACGGAGGGCGTCACTGTCAGTGTGAAAGGTTCAGGGTCTAACATCCAGGCTGTGGTGCATCAGTCTGAGAGCATCCAGCCAGGAGGCTCTGTGACTCTCAGCTGTACAGTTCACACTGGGACCTGTGACGGAGAACACAGTGTTTACTGGTTCAAGAACTCTGAAGAACCTCAGCCAGGACTCATCTACACCCACGGAGACAGGAACGAtcagtgtgagaggaaacccgacacacagacacacacctgtttcTACAACTTGTCAATGGAGAGACTGAACCGTTCTCATGCTGGGACCTACTACTGTGCTGTCGCTGCATGTGGACTCATTGTGTTTGGAGACAGAaccaagctggagtttgatg ATGAGGTGGACTGGCTGGTGGTTTTCTTGAGTGCGACCTCAGCATTCACCACCCTGCTGAGTGTTGTACTGGCTTTCTCAATATGCATGATGAGGGTTACAGGTAAATGCTACTATCTGTTCCTCATGATCCCAGTGATcattatataa